The following proteins are co-located in the Gemmatimonadaceae bacterium genome:
- a CDS encoding glycerophosphodiester phosphodiesterase, whose protein sequence is MAISHRGLHSRVPENSFSAFRLAMAAGAEAIELDVHASRDGTVYVHHDADVVVPGGDDQPAGLPIAQLDSKAISSLRLAGDHVIPTLDDVLAEVAANAGLYIEIKATGIEAAVARCLRRHPSSIGECAVHSFDHRTVKAMLQLAPSVRTGVLQASYPIDSCGMMRAAGAQDLWQRFDFIDSALVTNVRACGGRVIAWTVNDPGEWGRLTKMGVFGICTDKVDELVRWKRAILSQ, encoded by the coding sequence ATGGCAATCTCACACCGCGGCCTGCACTCACGTGTGCCGGAAAACTCGTTCTCCGCCTTCAGGCTGGCGATGGCGGCGGGTGCTGAGGCGATCGAGCTCGACGTGCACGCCAGCCGCGATGGAACGGTTTACGTGCATCACGATGCAGACGTTGTGGTTCCCGGCGGCGACGATCAGCCTGCAGGGTTGCCCATTGCCCAGCTCGATTCGAAGGCGATCTCGTCGCTTCGGCTCGCGGGTGACCACGTCATTCCAACGCTGGATGACGTACTGGCCGAAGTTGCCGCCAATGCTGGCCTGTACATCGAGATCAAGGCAACGGGCATCGAAGCGGCTGTTGCGAGATGCCTGCGCCGTCATCCATCCAGCATCGGCGAGTGCGCGGTCCATTCCTTCGATCATCGCACGGTGAAAGCGATGCTTCAGCTGGCGCCATCGGTTCGCACCGGAGTTCTACAGGCTTCCTATCCGATTGATTCCTGCGGGATGATGCGTGCCGCCGGTGCGCAGGATTTGTGGCAGCGTTTCGATTTCATCGACAGCGCGCTGGTGACGAACGTTCGCGCGTGCGGTGGACGGGTGATAGCCTGGACGGTCAACGACCCCGGCGAATGGGGGCGCCTGACGAAAATGGGCGTCTTCGGCATCTGCACCGACAAGGTGGATGAGTTGGTACGGTGGAAACGCGCGATTCTTTCGCAGTGA
- the gmk gene encoding guanylate kinase — MTRFPLILSSPSGGGKTTLARELLKLRADTGYSVSCTTRQPRDKEAQGRDYYFLSRHEFDEARVSGAFAESAEVHGEMYGTLRREVDGLLAAGKHVVMDIDVQGARQFIAAYPASALIFVLPPDVGVLLDRLRARGTEDQKSMARRLRSAIAELQAVGMYQYVVVNDDLGRAVESVSRIIDAEAAKTARASDLAGTLQSLVAGLEGELADINRSR, encoded by the coding sequence GTGACTCGCTTTCCGCTCATTCTTTCCTCGCCGTCTGGGGGCGGCAAGACTACGCTTGCGCGCGAACTGCTCAAGCTGCGCGCAGACACCGGTTATTCTGTATCTTGTACCACCAGGCAGCCACGCGATAAGGAAGCCCAGGGGCGAGACTATTATTTCTTATCGAGGCATGAGTTCGACGAAGCGCGCGTTTCTGGTGCATTTGCTGAATCAGCTGAAGTTCACGGTGAAATGTATGGAACGCTTCGCCGGGAAGTAGATGGTTTGCTCGCCGCGGGCAAGCATGTAGTGATGGACATCGATGTGCAGGGTGCCCGTCAGTTCATTGCTGCATATCCTGCGTCGGCGCTCATTTTCGTGCTGCCGCCGGACGTCGGGGTTTTGCTGGACAGGTTGCGAGCGCGCGGTACCGAGGATCAGAAGTCGATGGCGAGACGTCTGCGCAGTGCCATCGCCGAGCTTCAGGCAGTGGGGATGTATCAGTACGTGGTTGTTAACGATGATCTGGGGCGCGCCGTCGAGTCGGTATCCCGGATCATCGATGCTGAGGCGGCGAAGACGGCGAGAGCGAGTGATCTAGCCGGGACATTACAGTCATTGGTTGCCGGACTCGAAGGCGAGCTGGCCGACATCAACAGGAGCAGATAG
- a CDS encoding YicC/YloC family endoribonuclease, whose protein sequence is MIYSMTGFGSADGMVGVSALSVEVRTVNHRFFNPSIKLPANFARWDTEVRELLKQNIARGHVSLSARVEPLGSSRTPIDEERFGEYVTMIRGLQERHGLHGSLDAATILSLPDVISSRVEAAEQTSPAELLAIVGEAVARLRLMRAEEGARLAVFLNERVTFVEGAVARIAERAPHRLVEQHARINKSVHDLIGETGVDPQRLAQEIAIMADRLDISEEIERFESHIDSFRRTLQANGDEPVGKRLGFLLQEMVREANTIGSKANDSAILGDVVLVKEELERIREQVENIE, encoded by the coding sequence ATGATCTACAGCATGACCGGGTTCGGATCGGCGGATGGAATGGTTGGCGTGTCGGCCCTGAGTGTCGAGGTGCGTACGGTCAACCACCGCTTCTTCAATCCTAGCATCAAATTGCCCGCGAACTTCGCGCGATGGGATACCGAGGTGCGCGAGCTGCTCAAACAGAACATTGCGAGGGGTCATGTCTCGCTTTCGGCTCGAGTCGAACCACTTGGGAGTTCCCGAACCCCAATCGACGAGGAACGATTCGGCGAGTATGTAACGATGATCCGCGGGCTGCAGGAACGCCATGGGCTGCATGGCTCGCTCGACGCCGCGACGATACTCAGCCTGCCGGATGTAATCAGTTCGCGTGTCGAAGCAGCAGAGCAAACCTCCCCAGCCGAGCTGCTGGCGATAGTCGGTGAGGCAGTTGCCCGTCTCCGCCTCATGCGCGCCGAGGAAGGCGCACGGCTGGCGGTATTTCTGAATGAGCGAGTCACGTTTGTCGAGGGCGCTGTAGCAAGGATCGCGGAGCGAGCTCCGCATCGTCTGGTCGAGCAACATGCGAGGATTAACAAGTCTGTTCACGACCTTATTGGCGAAACGGGCGTCGATCCCCAGCGTCTGGCGCAGGAGATTGCCATCATGGCAGACCGCCTGGACATCTCCGAGGAGATCGAACGGTTCGAATCGCACATCGATTCGTTTCGCCGGACATTGCAGGCCAATGGCGACGAGCCCGTTGGCAAGCGTCTGGGTTTCCTGCTCCAGGAGATGGTTCGGGAGGCCAACACGATCGGGAGCAAGGCAAACGACTCTGCAATTCTCGGAGATGTCGTGCTGGTCAAAGAGGAGCTGGAGCGGATTCGCGAACAGGTCGAGAATATCGAGTGA
- a CDS encoding RNA polymerase sigma factor — MPGVYLHDWMIPATQGSGDETDHQLIERWKSGDSRAATQLVGRHADALARFAASSGEREEIEELVQDTFVRAFGSIDSFRGDSSLRTWLFTIERRLMLDRRRAEMRQKTMVPVEETDAATEYDALDGMLADEAGTLVRRAVDRLSPMQREVFSLRVERGCSYREIAAVVGTTEGAARVHYHNAMRAVKEFIRD; from the coding sequence TTGCCTGGCGTCTACCTTCACGACTGGATGATTCCCGCAACTCAGGGCAGTGGAGACGAGACCGATCATCAATTGATCGAACGGTGGAAGTCGGGTGATTCGCGGGCCGCAACTCAGCTCGTGGGCCGACACGCCGACGCACTCGCGCGCTTTGCCGCGAGCTCAGGGGAGCGGGAGGAAATTGAGGAGCTGGTCCAGGATACTTTCGTGCGAGCCTTTGGTTCGATCGACTCGTTCAGGGGCGACAGCTCGTTGCGGACGTGGCTTTTCACGATCGAGCGGCGCCTCATGCTCGACCGGCGACGGGCCGAGATGCGACAGAAAACGATGGTGCCGGTAGAGGAAACCGATGCAGCGACTGAATATGATGCGCTCGACGGGATGCTGGCGGACGAGGCCGGGACTTTGGTCCGGCGAGCTGTTGACAGACTTTCGCCGATGCAGCGCGAGGTGTTCTCGCTTCGAGTTGAGAGAGGATGTTCGTACAGGGAGATTGCGGCTGTCGTCGGAACCACCGAAGGCGCCGCGCGAGTTCATTACCACAACGCGATGCGCGCAGTGAAGGAGTTCATACGTGACTGA
- a CDS encoding DNA-directed RNA polymerase subunit omega, with product MQVFIPTDVAEHATNKYLGVLVAAKFARVLNEFPRDRSASGEKKLTTRALEDLIDGEIGYRVIPRRRTE from the coding sequence ATGCAGGTATTTATCCCGACCGACGTTGCTGAACACGCAACCAACAAGTATCTGGGCGTGCTGGTCGCCGCGAAATTTGCGCGCGTTCTCAACGAGTTTCCCCGCGACCGGTCTGCTTCGGGCGAGAAGAAGTTGACCACGCGCGCGCTCGAGGATCTGATTGATGGGGAAATCGGATATCGGGTAATACCGCGCCGCCGCACCGAGTAG
- a CDS encoding amidohydrolase family protein, whose protein sequence is MKYSSRLNVTRGLVVCAIGSVLPDAIAAQTIAITGGKVYPVSSAPIDNGTVLIRDGKIVAVGAGIAIPANAKRIDATGKWVTPGLINSATQLGLVEVGQIANTRDDAARGEDNIAAAFTVWEGVNTQSVLIAPARREGVTNIVVLPSGNHLVSGQAALLTLVDGMASDMVVRAPVAMVAQVQAPQAAGTGARAELLVKLRELIEDTRAFVRNRAAYERAATRDFAASRLDLQAMIPVVEGRLPLLVTADKANDIDAALRIGRENNIKIIIGGGAEAWMLADRLAAARVPVLTGAMNNIPGSFTTLGQIQENAGLLRRAGVQVIVIGNSGNGDEETFNVRNIKQEAGNAIAYGMSWNDALRAVTLTPAEVFGVADKIGSLRAGRDGNVVIWSGDPFEFTSNAERVLVRGREYPALNRQELLTERYKQLPPNPAMPIRR, encoded by the coding sequence ATGAAATATTCGTCCCGCCTCAATGTCACTCGAGGGCTTGTTGTGTGCGCCATCGGATCGGTACTACCCGATGCGATAGCTGCACAGACGATCGCGATCACCGGTGGCAAAGTCTATCCCGTCAGCAGCGCGCCAATCGATAACGGAACAGTGCTGATCAGGGACGGCAAAATTGTCGCCGTAGGAGCGGGCATTGCGATTCCCGCCAATGCAAAACGTATCGACGCAACAGGCAAGTGGGTAACGCCCGGACTCATCAATTCCGCGACCCAGCTTGGCCTCGTCGAGGTCGGCCAGATCGCCAACACCCGCGACGACGCCGCGCGAGGTGAAGACAATATTGCCGCAGCGTTTACGGTCTGGGAGGGCGTTAATACCCAGTCAGTTCTCATCGCTCCCGCGCGACGCGAAGGCGTCACGAATATCGTGGTATTGCCAAGTGGCAATCATCTGGTGTCGGGTCAGGCCGCGCTCCTGACTCTGGTGGACGGCATGGCGAGCGACATGGTCGTCCGTGCTCCGGTTGCGATGGTCGCGCAGGTGCAGGCACCGCAGGCCGCGGGTACCGGCGCACGCGCAGAATTGCTGGTGAAGCTTCGGGAGCTGATCGAGGATACCCGGGCGTTCGTGCGGAATCGTGCGGCGTACGAGAGAGCGGCAACGCGTGATTTTGCCGCCAGCCGTCTCGACCTTCAGGCCATGATCCCTGTCGTCGAGGGCAGGCTGCCGTTACTGGTGACGGCCGACAAGGCGAACGACATCGATGCCGCGCTTCGCATCGGACGCGAAAACAATATCAAGATCATCATCGGGGGCGGCGCCGAGGCGTGGATGCTTGCCGACAGACTGGCTGCCGCCCGTGTGCCGGTATTGACCGGCGCAATGAACAACATTCCGGGCAGCTTTACGACACTCGGTCAGATTCAGGAGAACGCCGGCCTCTTGAGGCGCGCTGGCGTGCAGGTGATTGTTATCGGAAACTCGGGCAACGGCGATGAAGAAACCTTCAATGTACGCAATATCAAGCAGGAGGCAGGCAATGCCATTGCCTACGGAATGTCGTGGAATGATGCGTTGCGGGCAGTAACGCTGACGCCGGCCGAGGTGTTTGGCGTCGCCGACAAAATCGGTTCGCTTCGGGCAGGGCGGGACGGCAATGTTGTGATCTGGAGCGGTGATCCGTTCGAGTTCACTTCAAATGCGGAGCGGGTGCTTGTGCGCGGTCGCGAATATCCGGCGCTCAACAGGCAGGAGCTTCTCACTGAGCGCTATAAACAGCTTCCGCCGAATCCGGCCATGCCGATAAGGAGGTAG
- the icd gene encoding isocitrate dehydrogenase (NADP(+)), which translates to MRDYKLSTVPAAGDAITFSGEVVAVPNRPIIPFVEGDGTGPDIWRASVRVFDAAVEKAYGSERKVEWMEVFAGEKAFRQHDTWLPQETIDAMQEFRVSIKGPLTTPVGGGIRSLNVTLRQVLDLYACIRPVRYFEGVGAPVKEPEKVDVVIFRENTEDVYAGIEWKAGSPEASRLREYLASEFGSEIRENSAIGIKPMSEFGSKRLVEMAIRFAITKCRESVTLVHKGNIMKFTEGAFRDWGYEVAKENFPQTTVTEADLAKGSAGSRADAVVIRDRIADSMFQQMLLRPSEYSVIATPNLNGDYLSDAAAAQVGGLGIAPGGNVGDGLAVFEATHGTAPKYAGLDRINPGSVILSGVMMFDYMGWSEASSLIVSGVENAIKSKRVTYDLARQMPGATEVSTSAFGNAVIAGMKP; encoded by the coding sequence ATGCGCGATTATAAGCTGTCCACCGTCCCCGCCGCCGGGGACGCAATTACCTTTTCCGGCGAAGTCGTTGCAGTACCGAACCGCCCGATAATTCCCTTTGTCGAGGGCGATGGTACCGGGCCCGACATCTGGCGCGCGTCCGTCCGGGTTTTCGATGCCGCGGTGGAAAAGGCGTACGGATCGGAGCGCAAAGTCGAATGGATGGAAGTCTTCGCCGGTGAGAAGGCGTTCCGCCAGCACGACACTTGGCTGCCCCAGGAAACGATCGACGCAATGCAGGAATTCCGCGTATCCATAAAGGGACCCCTCACAACCCCTGTCGGCGGAGGAATCAGGTCGTTGAACGTCACCTTGCGTCAGGTACTCGATCTGTACGCCTGCATCCGTCCGGTTCGTTACTTCGAAGGCGTTGGAGCGCCGGTGAAGGAACCGGAGAAAGTCGATGTCGTGATCTTTCGCGAGAACACCGAAGATGTATACGCGGGCATCGAATGGAAGGCAGGTTCACCGGAGGCGTCAAGGCTTCGGGAGTACCTGGCGTCGGAATTCGGGAGCGAGATTCGTGAGAACTCCGCTATCGGCATCAAACCGATGTCGGAATTCGGCTCGAAGCGGCTGGTCGAGATGGCGATCCGCTTCGCAATCACCAAATGCCGCGAGTCGGTCACACTGGTGCACAAAGGGAACATCATGAAGTTTACGGAAGGCGCGTTCAGAGACTGGGGATATGAGGTGGCAAAAGAGAATTTCCCCCAGACGACTGTGACCGAGGCAGACCTCGCCAAAGGCAGCGCGGGATCTCGCGCAGACGCTGTCGTCATCCGGGACCGCATTGCCGACTCGATGTTCCAGCAGATGCTTCTGCGCCCTTCGGAGTACTCCGTAATTGCGACCCCGAACCTCAATGGCGATTACCTCTCTGACGCCGCTGCAGCCCAGGTCGGCGGCCTGGGTATCGCCCCTGGCGGCAATGTCGGCGACGGGCTTGCCGTATTCGAAGCGACCCACGGCACCGCGCCGAAGTACGCGGGTCTCGATCGCATCAATCCGGGCAGTGTCATTCTTTCCGGTGTCATGATGTTCGACTACATGGGCTGGAGCGAGGCCTCATCGTTGATCGTCTCAGGCGTCGAGAACGCCATCAAGTCAAAGCGCGTAACGTACGATCTCGCCCGCCAAATGCCGGGAGCGACTGAAGTGTCGACGTCGGCCTTCGGTAATGCGGTGATTGCGGGAATGAAACCGTAG
- a CDS encoding leucyl aminopeptidase, whose translation MPLSVTLSDGDASAFEGSMLVIALNEKAELSDSVTTLDAAMGGSLRRSVELRDFRGARDEVLHLTGPSGGARRVVVVGMGSSEDRPGSLRRAAAIAARQAAKLGADQIGWHGGVLSETEVEAITVGLMAGAWTYLDLKTPPPEDERRLPLVSATIFAADSPDARRGLASGEAIAAGQALARTLAMMPGNLCTPEFLASTGTAIADRHGMAITVLGRTEMQAEGMGALLCVAQGTPQDPKLIAIEYKGGAPGEKPITLVGKGLCFDSGGISIKPAQSMEDMKFDMCGAAAVLGAMESIGRLKLRVNVVGLIGSTTNMPSGTAVNPGDVVRSHLGKYIEIINTDAEGRLVLADVLSYARRFDPAVVIDAATLTGAVVIALGHTATGVFSRDEELIAEVIAAGKRAGEPGWSLPLWDEYRDLIKSEVADIKNSGGRAAGAVTAAMFLKEFTDSYPWVHLDIAGTAYTESDLGAIPKGPTGVPTATFIEFVRGRSN comes from the coding sequence ATGCCGCTTTCCGTCACACTGAGCGACGGCGACGCATCGGCTTTCGAAGGGTCGATGCTCGTGATCGCACTGAACGAAAAAGCGGAGCTTTCGGATTCCGTCACCACCCTCGACGCGGCCATGGGGGGTTCGTTACGCCGCTCGGTGGAACTGCGCGACTTCCGCGGCGCACGCGATGAAGTTCTTCATCTGACGGGACCCAGCGGCGGCGCGCGGCGGGTGGTGGTCGTTGGCATGGGAAGTTCGGAAGATCGCCCGGGTAGCCTCAGGCGAGCTGCAGCAATCGCAGCCCGACAGGCAGCAAAACTCGGTGCGGATCAGATTGGATGGCACGGCGGCGTGCTCAGCGAGACTGAAGTCGAAGCAATTACCGTTGGGCTTATGGCTGGCGCCTGGACCTATCTCGACCTCAAGACGCCGCCGCCTGAAGACGAGCGACGATTGCCGTTGGTGTCCGCCACCATTTTTGCCGCCGATTCCCCTGATGCGCGCCGAGGCCTTGCTTCGGGAGAAGCGATTGCCGCAGGACAGGCGCTGGCCAGAACACTGGCGATGATGCCGGGCAATCTCTGCACGCCGGAGTTCCTTGCATCGACCGGCACCGCCATCGCGGACCGTCACGGAATGGCCATTACCGTGCTGGGCCGGACGGAAATGCAAGCTGAGGGAATGGGTGCACTTCTTTGCGTTGCGCAAGGTACGCCCCAGGATCCAAAACTCATTGCGATCGAATACAAGGGGGGCGCCCCGGGCGAAAAACCCATCACGCTGGTGGGCAAGGGACTTTGCTTCGATAGCGGCGGTATCTCGATAAAGCCCGCCCAGTCGATGGAGGACATGAAGTTCGACATGTGCGGAGCGGCAGCGGTGCTCGGCGCAATGGAGTCCATAGGTCGGCTGAAGCTTCGCGTGAACGTTGTTGGCCTCATCGGTTCTACCACGAACATGCCCTCCGGGACTGCGGTCAATCCTGGCGACGTAGTTCGAAGTCACCTGGGCAAGTACATCGAAATCATAAATACCGACGCCGAGGGACGGCTGGTGCTCGCAGATGTCCTTTCGTACGCGCGACGCTTCGATCCCGCCGTTGTCATCGACGCCGCTACGCTGACGGGCGCAGTCGTGATCGCGCTTGGCCATACAGCGACTGGGGTTTTCAGTCGCGACGAGGAGCTTATTGCCGAAGTCATCGCTGCGGGCAAGCGTGCCGGCGAGCCGGGGTGGTCATTGCCACTCTGGGACGAATACCGCGACCTGATCAAGTCTGAGGTCGCTGATATCAAGAACAGCGGCGGCCGGGCAGCCGGGGCGGTTACGGCGGCAATGTTCCTGAAAGAGTTCACCGACAGCTATCCGTGGGTGCACCTCGACATTGCGGGAACTGCGTACACGGAGTCCGACCTCGGTGCCATTCCCAAAGGCCCCACCGGCGTTCCGACCGCCACATTCATAGAATTCGTTCGAGGCCGGTCAAACTGA
- a CDS encoding amidohydrolase — translation MFSVDRAHRAPAMNFAGELKLMKSSVVLIALVSAWACAPARSTRAPSPKADSTQTPGLGGRSLPNADPFPSTYVRFPSAPTVIRNVNILTAAGPMISNGAVSVVDGKIVAVGASVEVPAGAVVVDGTGKYLTPGLIDTHSHVGAGGAPGTQANSDVNEGTNPSTPYVWVEHSVWPQDPQLPRELSGGVTTLQVLPGSANLIGGRSSVLKVVPARTVQQMKFPGAKYGLKMACGENPKRVYAARGPSTRMGNVAGYRAAWVTAEVYRRRWDKWNKESKGDPPVRDLGMETLAEVLRGNILVHNHCYRADEMAQMIDIAREFGYKIRAFHHGVEVYKVADILAREQIGGSLWADWGSFKMEALDGIKANVALSDRAGVRVAVHSDDASGSQRLTQEAAKAMAAGNLAGIPVSAEQAIKWVTINPAWQLGLDDRIGSIETGKNADLVLWSGDPFSIYTRPEKVWIDGAMLYNRADPRQRWRTDFELGFVPTPEGMNR, via the coding sequence ATGTTCTCTGTCGATCGAGCGCACCGTGCGCCGGCCATGAACTTCGCTGGAGAGCTTAAACTGATGAAATCGAGTGTCGTACTTATCGCCTTGGTGTCGGCCTGGGCGTGCGCGCCGGCCCGGTCGACGCGAGCACCCTCGCCGAAAGCAGATTCGACGCAAACGCCGGGGCTGGGTGGAAGATCGCTTCCCAACGCCGATCCGTTTCCGAGCACATACGTGCGATTCCCTTCGGCGCCGACGGTTATCCGGAACGTCAATATCCTGACTGCTGCCGGTCCGATGATCTCGAACGGGGCAGTCTCGGTGGTGGACGGAAAAATCGTTGCCGTCGGCGCGTCGGTGGAAGTTCCTGCGGGCGCAGTCGTTGTCGATGGAACTGGCAAATACCTCACTCCGGGGCTGATCGATACGCATTCACATGTCGGCGCGGGCGGGGCCCCGGGAACGCAGGCAAACAGCGATGTCAATGAAGGCACCAACCCGTCGACACCGTATGTCTGGGTCGAGCACTCAGTCTGGCCGCAGGATCCGCAACTGCCCCGCGAATTATCGGGAGGCGTGACGACGCTTCAGGTGCTGCCCGGTTCGGCAAACCTGATCGGCGGTCGCAGCTCGGTTTTGAAAGTCGTTCCGGCCCGCACCGTCCAGCAGATGAAATTCCCCGGGGCAAAGTATGGATTGAAAATGGCCTGCGGCGAGAATCCGAAACGGGTTTACGCCGCGCGAGGGCCTTCCACCCGCATGGGAAACGTCGCCGGGTATCGCGCTGCATGGGTGACGGCAGAGGTCTACCGCAGGCGTTGGGACAAGTGGAACAAGGAGAGCAAGGGTGATCCGCCGGTGCGCGACCTGGGCATGGAGACGCTGGCTGAAGTCCTTCGCGGCAACATTCTCGTTCACAATCATTGCTACCGTGCCGACGAGATGGCGCAGATGATCGACATCGCGCGGGAATTTGGCTACAAGATTCGCGCTTTTCATCATGGCGTCGAGGTGTACAAGGTCGCGGATATTCTGGCCCGCGAACAGATCGGCGGCTCGTTGTGGGCAGATTGGGGCTCGTTCAAGATGGAGGCCCTCGACGGCATCAAGGCAAATGTCGCGCTGAGCGACCGCGCTGGTGTGCGGGTAGCGGTTCACTCGGACGATGCATCGGGCTCGCAGCGCCTCACTCAGGAAGCGGCCAAGGCCATGGCAGCCGGCAACCTCGCCGGCATTCCGGTATCGGCCGAACAGGCAATCAAGTGGGTGACGATCAACCCCGCGTGGCAGCTTGGCCTTGACGACCGGATTGGCTCGATTGAAACGGGAAAGAATGCCGATCTGGTGCTCTGGTCCGGCGATCCTTTCAGCATTTACACGCGTCCGGAGAAAGTCTGGATTGATGGTGCAATGCTATACAACCGTGCCGACCCCCGCCAGCGATGGCGCACTGACTTCGAGCTTGGATTTGTACCGACACCAGAAGGAATGAACCGATGA
- the coaBC gene encoding bifunctional phosphopantothenoylcysteine decarboxylase/phosphopantothenate--cysteine ligase CoaBC, protein MRPFDGRRILLGVTGGIASYKSAMLARLLAQSGAEVDVVMTRAAQEFVGSITFEAVTGRKTFSEIFGAGNALDHIRLAREAAILVVAPATADFLARSAHGHADDLLTACLLANTAPVLLVPAMNDRMWANAQTAQNVAHLRELGYSVLDPDDGPLAAGEGAGPGRMPEPEAIMAAMARMLEPRGGLYGRTIVVTAGATREPVDPVRFISNHSSGRMGVALADAAHRRGAEVTLVAGHLDVTAGSWLRVVRAATTANMLAAVEELLPASDVLIMAAAPADFRPAKPAARKIKKSSSSLPAAIELTQTEDIIRSTASARRAGSVVVGFALETENELANGAQKLREKRLDLVVVNSAVEDGAGFVSDTNRVTLLAPGEAAVHVPMMKKTELADVILDRVESILNGR, encoded by the coding sequence GTGCGGCCATTCGACGGCCGCCGCATTCTTCTCGGGGTCACGGGCGGCATCGCCAGCTACAAATCAGCCATGCTTGCCCGGCTTCTTGCCCAGTCAGGAGCGGAGGTCGATGTCGTGATGACACGCGCCGCTCAGGAGTTCGTTGGGTCAATCACGTTCGAGGCTGTCACGGGCCGGAAAACCTTTTCCGAGATTTTTGGTGCCGGTAACGCTCTTGACCATATCCGGCTCGCTCGTGAGGCGGCAATTCTGGTTGTTGCTCCCGCGACTGCCGATTTTCTCGCACGCTCCGCTCATGGGCACGCCGACGACCTGCTGACTGCCTGCCTTCTCGCCAATACCGCTCCGGTGCTTCTTGTTCCCGCAATGAACGACCGCATGTGGGCCAACGCACAGACCGCTCAGAACGTCGCCCATTTGCGGGAACTCGGATATTCTGTGCTCGACCCGGACGATGGTCCGCTTGCGGCGGGTGAGGGGGCCGGACCGGGCCGGATGCCTGAACCTGAGGCGATCATGGCCGCGATGGCCCGAATGCTGGAGCCGCGTGGAGGCCTGTACGGTCGCACGATTGTAGTGACTGCGGGCGCAACTCGAGAGCCGGTCGATCCGGTGAGATTCATATCCAATCACAGCAGCGGACGCATGGGTGTCGCACTTGCCGATGCCGCTCACCGGCGAGGCGCAGAAGTGACGCTTGTCGCGGGGCACCTGGATGTTACCGCCGGATCGTGGCTTCGGGTGGTGCGAGCGGCGACGACAGCCAACATGCTGGCCGCTGTAGAGGAGCTGCTGCCCGCGTCCGATGTGCTGATTATGGCGGCCGCCCCGGCCGATTTCCGCCCGGCCAAGCCCGCCGCTCGCAAGATCAAGAAGAGCAGTTCGTCCCTGCCGGCCGCCATCGAGCTGACGCAAACCGAGGACATCATCAGATCGACGGCAAGCGCTCGCCGAGCTGGGTCAGTGGTTGTCGGCTTTGCGCTCGAGACGGAGAACGAACTTGCCAACGGCGCTCAGAAACTGCGAGAAAAGCGCCTCGATCTCGTCGTAGTCAACAGCGCGGTCGAGGATGGGGCCGGATTTGTCTCTGATACAAACCGTGTGACGCTGCTGGCGCCCGGCGAGGCTGCCGTACACGTCCCGATGATGAAGAAGACCGAGCTCGCCGACGTCATCCTCGATCGGGTTGAATCGATTCTGAATGGACGCTAG
- a CDS encoding efflux RND transporter permease subunit, with translation MEDEIGFSHDVIVVYPDSLRATAADVANIAIPGNAADPVTGQPTMIRLSQVASIEPSVAPQQINRRSLERQVSVSAGVLPGFDMGSVASAVRAGIDSIGLPLGYHVVFGGDVQNLEETKAYVLAALGLAVVFIYLILASLFGSFFQPLAIMLALPLSFIGVALALLMTSGNINVMTMIGIIMLMGLVTKNGILLLDFSNQQRVAGMTREEALLSAGRVRLRPILMTTVAMIFGMLPLALAIGEGAEQRAPRPGLSLEVSSRRRC, from the coding sequence TTGGAGGATGAGATAGGTTTTTCGCACGACGTGATTGTGGTGTATCCGGATTCTCTCAGAGCAACGGCGGCGGACGTCGCCAACATTGCGATCCCCGGCAACGCCGCCGACCCGGTCACGGGCCAGCCTACGATGATCCGACTGTCGCAGGTTGCCAGTATCGAACCCAGTGTAGCCCCCCAACAGATTAACCGGCGCTCGCTCGAACGGCAGGTATCCGTCTCGGCAGGGGTGTTGCCGGGGTTCGACATGGGTTCGGTTGCCAGCGCGGTGAGAGCAGGAATCGATTCGATCGGACTGCCCCTGGGATATCACGTCGTTTTTGGTGGTGACGTTCAGAATCTCGAAGAAACAAAGGCGTACGTCCTCGCCGCTCTTGGTCTGGCCGTCGTGTTCATTTATCTGATTTTGGCTTCGCTTTTCGGATCGTTTTTCCAGCCTCTGGCGATCATGCTTGCACTGCCGCTCAGCTTCATCGGTGTCGCTCTCGCGTTGCTCATGACGAGTGGGAATATCAACGTCATGACGATGATCGGCATCATCATGCTGATGGGACTGGTTACGAAGAACGGTATCCTGCTGCTCGACTTCTCGAACCAGCAGCGTGTCGCGGGGATGACGCGTGAGGAAGCCCTGCTGAGTGCTGGCAGAGTGAGGCTTCGCCCAATTCTCATGACGACGGTTGCAATGATCTTCGGAATGCTTCCGCTCGCCCTCGCGATTGGTGAAGGCGCGGAACAGCGGGCACCTAGGCCCGGGCTGTCATTGGAGGTCTCATCACGTCGACGCTGCTGA